The Salinibaculum sp. SYNS191 genome has a window encoding:
- the guaB gene encoding IMP dehydrogenase, with translation MANESEPFSEKLRVPEALTFDDVLLRPKESHIEPDEADTATRVSKNVSLNVPVLTAAMDTVTESDMAIAMARHGGLGVLHRNMTVDEMVAEIERIKRADELIIRDVVTASPDQTVREVDRMMERRGVSGAPVVSDDGEVLGIISGTDIRPYLEVGESDAVSEAMTDEVVTAGEEVTPREALELMYEHKIERVPIVDGGNRLVGLVTMAGILARREYDNAARDENGHLRAGVAVGPFEMDRAQAADEAGADVVFIDCAHAHNRNVVDSARDIKREVGADVVVGNIGTREAAEDVIDFADGVKVGIGPGSICTTRVVTGAGMPQISAIAQVADVADAHDVPVIADGGIRYSGDAIKAVAAGADAVMLGSYFAGTDEAPGRVITMNGKKYKQYRGMGSVGAMKSGGGERYLKDTEDDEDFVPEGVEAATPYKGTLESELHQLVGGMQSGMGYVGAESIPEFKERAEFVRVSSAGQQESHPHDVVITDEAPNYSPDGN, from the coding sequence ATGGCGAACGAGTCCGAGCCCTTCTCAGAGAAACTCCGGGTGCCGGAGGCGTTGACATTCGACGACGTACTGCTGCGACCGAAAGAGAGTCACATCGAACCCGACGAGGCCGACACGGCCACGCGGGTCTCGAAGAACGTCTCGCTGAACGTCCCCGTGCTCACGGCGGCGATGGACACCGTCACCGAGAGCGACATGGCGATCGCGATGGCGCGCCACGGCGGCCTCGGCGTCCTGCACCGCAACATGACCGTCGACGAGATGGTCGCCGAGATAGAGCGCATCAAGCGCGCCGACGAACTCATCATCCGCGACGTGGTCACCGCCTCGCCGGACCAGACGGTCCGCGAGGTCGACCGAATGATGGAGCGCCGCGGCGTCTCCGGTGCCCCGGTCGTCAGCGACGACGGCGAAGTGCTCGGTATCATCTCCGGCACCGACATCCGTCCGTACCTGGAAGTCGGCGAGTCCGACGCCGTCAGCGAGGCGATGACCGACGAGGTCGTCACCGCCGGCGAGGAGGTCACGCCCCGCGAGGCGCTGGAACTCATGTACGAGCACAAGATAGAGCGCGTCCCCATCGTGGACGGGGGCAACCGCCTCGTCGGCCTCGTCACGATGGCCGGCATCCTCGCGCGCCGCGAGTACGACAACGCCGCCCGCGACGAGAACGGCCACCTCCGCGCCGGCGTCGCCGTCGGCCCCTTCGAGATGGACCGCGCACAGGCCGCCGACGAGGCCGGCGCGGACGTGGTGTTCATCGACTGCGCGCACGCGCATAACCGCAACGTCGTCGACAGCGCCCGCGACATCAAACGGGAGGTCGGGGCCGACGTCGTCGTCGGCAATATCGGGACCCGCGAGGCCGCCGAGGACGTCATCGACTTCGCCGACGGCGTGAAGGTCGGCATCGGCCCCGGCTCCATCTGTACGACGCGCGTCGTCACCGGGGCAGGCATGCCCCAGATATCGGCTATCGCACAGGTCGCCGACGTGGCCGACGCCCACGACGTGCCGGTCATCGCCGACGGCGGCATCCGCTACTCCGGCGACGCTATCAAGGCCGTCGCCGCCGGCGCGGACGCGGTGATGCTCGGCTCCTACTTCGCCGGGACCGACGAGGCGCCCGGTCGCGTCATCACGATGAACGGCAAGAAGTACAAGCAGTACCGCGGGATGGGCTCCGTCGGCGCGATGAAATCCGGCGGCGGCGAACGCTACCTGAAGGACACCGAGGACGACGAGGACTTCGTCCCGGAGGGCGTCGAAGCGGCAACCCCGTACAAGGGGACGCTGGAATCCGAACTCCACCAGCTCGTCGGCGGGATGCAGTCCGGCATGGGCTACGTCGGCGCGGAGTCGATTCCGGAGTTCAAGGAGCGCGCGGAGTTCGTCCGCGTCTCCTCGGCCGGCCAGCAGGAGAGTCACCCCCACGACGTGGTCATCACCGACGAGGCGCCGAACTACTCGCCCGACGGGAACTGA